Proteins encoded by one window of Seriola aureovittata isolate HTS-2021-v1 ecotype China chromosome 4, ASM2101889v1, whole genome shotgun sequence:
- the LOC130168164 gene encoding caprin-2-like isoform X1 — MQLLLVSLIPGMDLPSQHQNPTQAMVRNCGYIIRVSAHVFFLISKCIYVCLRSACSMDQGSCGCCLIQQKVNMIKMYFNMTLAKLEKEYLQTKQSLCNIEASRTAFSVALFDDVTFQCYGPFTLNTNIIYKHVFLNLGDSYSVDTGIFTVPHSGVYTIAITIYSDAGSSGRLLAACASLQVNGQVVSQSREQNRDDQEDSATVVLVLQLMAGDKVAVNLPEGCFLCEYNSFFNTFSAFLLYATE; from the exons ATGCAGCTTTTGCTGGTTTCTCTAATCCCTGGAATGGACCTCCCCTCACAACACCAGAACCCAACACAGGCGATGGTGAGGAATTGTGGGTACATAATCAGAGTGTCTgcgcatgttttttttttaatctccaaATGTATTTACGTGTGTTTGCGTTCAGCGTGCAGCATGGACCAGGGCTCCTGTGGCTGCTGTCTGATCCAGCAAAAGGTGAACATGATCAAGATGTACTTTAACATGACCCTGGCCAAGCTGGAGAAGGAATACTTACAAACAAAGCAAAGTCTCTGCAATATTGAAG CCAGCCGCACTGCCTTCTCTGTCGCTCTCTTCGATGATGTTACTTTTCAGTGCTATGGCCCATTCACTTTGAACACCAACATCATCTACAAGCATGTCTTCCTTAACCTGGGTGATAGCTACAGTGTGGACACTGGTATCTTTACCGTGCCCCACTCTGGTGTGTACACCATTGCCATTACCATCTACAGTGACGCTGGTTCTTCTGGCAGACTCCTGGCTGCCTGCGCCAGCCTGCAGGTGAACGGCCAGGTGGTGAGCCAATCCAGAGAGCAAAATAGAGATGACCAAGAGGACAGTGCCACTGTTGTTCTGGTCCTGCAACTGATGGCTGGGGACAAGGTGGCTGTCAACCTGCCTGAAGGTTGTTTCCTCTGCGAATACAACAGCTTCTTTAACACTTTCAGCGCCTTTCTGCTTTATGCTACTGAATAA
- the LOC130168164 gene encoding complement C1q-like protein 4 isoform X2: MDQGSCGCCLIQQKVNMIKMYFNMTLAKLEKEYLQTKQSLCNIEASRTAFSVALFDDVTFQCYGPFTLNTNIIYKHVFLNLGDSYSVDTGIFTVPHSGVYTIAITIYSDAGSSGRLLAACASLQVNGQVVSQSREQNRDDQEDSATVVLVLQLMAGDKVAVNLPEGCFLCEYNSFFNTFSAFLLYATE, translated from the exons ATGGACCAGGGCTCCTGTGGCTGCTGTCTGATCCAGCAAAAGGTGAACATGATCAAGATGTACTTTAACATGACCCTGGCCAAGCTGGAGAAGGAATACTTACAAACAAAGCAAAGTCTCTGCAATATTGAAG CCAGCCGCACTGCCTTCTCTGTCGCTCTCTTCGATGATGTTACTTTTCAGTGCTATGGCCCATTCACTTTGAACACCAACATCATCTACAAGCATGTCTTCCTTAACCTGGGTGATAGCTACAGTGTGGACACTGGTATCTTTACCGTGCCCCACTCTGGTGTGTACACCATTGCCATTACCATCTACAGTGACGCTGGTTCTTCTGGCAGACTCCTGGCTGCCTGCGCCAGCCTGCAGGTGAACGGCCAGGTGGTGAGCCAATCCAGAGAGCAAAATAGAGATGACCAAGAGGACAGTGCCACTGTTGTTCTGGTCCTGCAACTGATGGCTGGGGACAAGGTGGCTGTCAACCTGCCTGAAGGTTGTTTCCTCTGCGAATACAACAGCTTCTTTAACACTTTCAGCGCCTTTCTGCTTTATGCTACTGAATAA